One window of the Penaeus monodon isolate SGIC_2016 chromosome 1, NSTDA_Pmon_1, whole genome shotgun sequence genome contains the following:
- the LOC119595111 gene encoding uncharacterized protein LOC119595111 isoform X2 has product MLEGEDEPGETEGQTLQETGVVTETEEQPEEEQSEPAPQEGGEEAEGLHSEPIEGDQEGEQVVEATLTPEEEPQQDGDLVEQTVEEEESAVEGEALSEEKGEVEEGHDVPSKEEEEEEEEDSDGDEIDVGTEEVPTGNFSYTQENAEEQTEMAYEEEGEAESELQDEARTDGHLEEQDADVAHEVREENSTKELEAENELEPSEIEQDVETNDLEVANDAEGEVEGEGIVEEDEVENEFQNPEEHPIEERMELGEEEDHSKNLEIEDGMEIDETPEPSEAADLALEEGKDLEVEDGVNGVAGIEAEDEEDVNDEGDELSPEDLFNIAPSDGKALPQCRLKRNYTCVHCGFNTQNPREHLYHLRDEHGERMKVFECPRCIYASKNQQKLIRHARMVHKLKIKRQESGSSPYKSHKSSRVKMSPSKSARESVSPGKSSRSSPGKSPRSSESTHDTWEGMDEYEDDDLDMDDSPVKGDDRKLYFCEQCDYSCRSRKLLNRHETSYHLKRRFFRCVKCNYVTHLKGRYTKHMKYHQLPILKCEYCDFRTPYRWNLDRHMKNHVEDCGEYKCHLCNFTAQIKQSLTVHISNHHLTAEQIREREMRRTIGISDPADCTSDDQELELLRMERDEHPDALILPGFGSPTSPGNGDSSQGHHNGNNSFRVSNIDMGNHDDSHLAADDSKDEDGEPRKKKPKIKITLKKMKLPKSKDTFFQELNERHNFEEDFIHPDDVVHRHGNVYIKTFKCHYCPFKAAFKNEISRHEKKIHSIPMPKSEISKKAKKSMKAYKSMKIAKSLKHSITSSDDVLSEILRFPQSLRDDEEEKEENVVMEALEEISAAVAINETKLKEEELSNGESKMDDNTSGRNSPEMLDEPVGEHSSDSKEMSPSKDHGKKKGQSFFEKLQEKIPTSNVQNLVCQFCGHESKCLSESVRHQKLHLSAKNIYASASLSTRCQFCRHRCKTTDDLITHLKLCPEARKNQITDSGRRPSGFRDEMEDSGDLQADRDEDSKDSNDNVEVRQTRSNSVTQDGDDKYEEDKHPMENRVFVWNNFQVQEDAEQNAEGSKIKEDSETDLKDHKNLSAEDLPKETGKRSLSVSDDPLDYIESPSPQGNHYYSKRVYRCPQCSFWATTASRFHVHIVGHFNKKPYNCSECGYKSNWRWDITKHIKLKTSRDNSHQGAQVIITDETGEKNYEKYDCYLAIIQLDETNAHRTEGGIPTRKGRPKRTPEKEEEKECVTPSISPVRKPPMVSIPVMPRMQGLPRLTRAPGSRSRPGPMPFGPILPGPQMMVQLAGSAASSGTSNSRPPPPLSLRGTPKGAPTSTPSTSRTKSGSSRESTESPTSAQYQIITPQMRLIAWLSYLTGAGVQQQVSVSSTGEDGREVAKMVLDHEGNPEWKCHSCDFRDSERETVVQHVRLAHARGGPVSLLHAVHRCDVCGYAAGTKRAVQLHIDSSHGGQGGITSRCEGQTPDSKDNSGDSENMEYNESTRMFQCRQCPFSSKKRSEMRSHVVYHSSRPDCIFKCMFCPYYVPTKGELFDHLNVHGMEVPASVLEAASKVSSTPAPVPQEEPGSGSRNLACDSCPFETRSRAKLMHHRQFHKPKGLPFRCPHCTYNVTRRHLLSQHIRVHGMDPVLDDSIEVSSVNDNNQADDRSNSPSPSLTITPVNNVAASGNTGDDNTVTDSSLLPKLTDQSTMVLDDIPLVWVSRDNRFFKMFKCRHCPHVNLRKTNIQEHEKMHKTDSARESGGLHCPYCSYVSVNAGVMSAHMKVHAGSMGQCHAIVDPSLSDEDQLRQLTTRANTSRPETPQPPEIPASSETPARKADEKVIYYCQQCPARFFFEKEIQIHTRFHTTSLPHKCNHCNYGARQQAHLLAHLKVHTPEYQQRTRTMMSQHRTATTHPPVPGLTIPHETPVENSGDTHELANNSRPFSASPPPTSVPQPPPTSKYMCDECPASFSKLLTLQYHQSLHGANNPHKCQRCSYAGKTEENLQQHHLLHSQYDETIQAEKASKEPPPPPTPPPPPPDPDPKPAPVPVSTPSETPAPKAPENEKPAPSEEPSKSSSKSTERDYSYHPPIKLKLIGLRPIASESGGRPQFKYYVEEQIPLSGVDLLRRKTQLEKEGQDKITSNESGSSKGYSGKSKSSKEKEDVEEDDPKRIGDPKLYYPMHIDKVTGKSREKRYKCNKCPSAFEKTEQYHVHSNLHGSNHKYRCRICDYSVKFYANFMMHINRHKYHERMLSQNGEGPPPEDIDPKYEPIISSNENNIQGEKPSKSRGEESNKENLDDVDLTTSERQHLLLQNKKGVKEPASKEDEKERRVYYCQYCPYANVRRDAVDSHSLRHQANGGYGVYKCTFCDYTASQPNFIREHTKVHFRPFKYVHPEGFMRHDRQEILSAPAVLPGSKVIDGPKLQDSKNASNVEDRYLIFSHDAGVYKPPIISNPGEEEEPDSHIASGIQVNFRSGDIVEAPNDFVISLRPGTKIRTGPGMMESSDPFAIDGMDSAASSVQGESALCSADIISKSHPDESLPENEDPIEDKAEKMDVDAHDPAEGKSQAQQEPLEDDQETRLTNGHAHMEVGEGSKEATDNEEESAKMMGEEGGRAAEKESADSSRGRSGRTT; this is encoded by the exons ATGCTGGAAGGAGAAGATGAGCCAGGAGAGACAGAGGGTCAGACTTTACAAGAAACAGGAGTAGTCACAGAAACTGAGGAACAGCCAGAGGAGGAGCAGAGTGAACCTGCCCCtcaggaagggggagaagaggccgAGGGACTACATTCTGAACCCATAGAAGGGGACCAGGAAGGAGAGCAGGTTGTAGAGGCAACTTTGACTCCTGAAGAAGAACCTCAACAAGATGGTGATCTGGTTGAGCAAacagtggaggaagaggagagtgcaGTAGAAGGTGAAGCCCTCtccgaggagaaaggagaagttgAAGAGGGACATGACGTACCctccaaggaggaggaggaggaggaggaggaggattctgATGGAGATGAAATAGATGTAGGTACTGAAGAAGTGCCGACAGGAAACTTTTCCTACACTCAGGAAAATGCAGAGGAGCAGACTGAAATGGCttatgaagaagagggagaggcagagtcAGAGTTGcaagatgaagccagaactgaTGGCCACCTTGAAGAACAGGATGCTGATGTTGCACATGAAGTCAGAGAGGAAAATAGTACAAAGGAGTTGGAAGCAGAAAATGAATTAGAGCCATCAGAAATTGAGCAGGATGTTGAAACAAATGACCTTGAAGTTGCTAATGATGCAGAGGGTGAGGTTGAGGGCGAGGGCATAGTTGAAGAAGATGAGGTGGAAAATGAATTCCAGAATCCAGAAGAGCATCCCATTGAGGAAAGAATGGAGCTCGGGGAAGAAGAAGATCACTCAAAGAACTTGGAGATTGAAGACGGTATGGAAATTGATGAAACTCCTGAACCCAGTGAGGCAGCCGATCTTGCGCTTGAGGAAGGAAAAGACCTTGAAGTAGAAGATGGCGTGAATGGAGTTGCTGGAATTGAAgcagaagatgaggaagatgtgaatgatgaaggtgatgaattAAGCCCTGAAGACCTCTTCAACATTGCCCCCTCAGATGGCAAGGCTCTTCCTCAGTGTCGTTTGAAGAGGAACTACACTTGTGTTCACTGTGGATTTAACACACAAAATCCAAGAGAGCATCTGTACCACCTGAGGGATGAGCATGGGGAGCGCATGAAGGTCTTTGAATGTCCCCGTTGTATATATGCTTCCAAGAACCAGCAAAAACTCATTCGCCATGCACGGATGGTTCACAAACTAAAGATCAAACGTCAGGAATCTGGAAGCAGCCCTTATAAAAGCCATAAGTCATCTCGTGTCAAGATGTCACCCTCAAAGTCTGCAAGGGAGAGTGTTTCTCCAGGGAAATCCTCTAGAAGTTCCCCTGGAAAGTCACCAAGAAGTTCAGAGTCCACACATGATACATGGGAGGGAATGGATGAATATGAAGACGACGACTTAGATATGGATGATTCACCTGTAAAAGGGGATGACAGGAAGCTGTATTTCTGTGAACAGTGCGACTATAGTTGCAGAAGTCGCAAACTTTTAAATAGACATGAGACCTCATACCATCTGAAGAGACGGTTCTTCCGTTGTGTAAAATGCAATTATGTCACACATCTCAAAGGCAGATATACTAAGCATATGAAATACCATCAGTTACCAATCCTCAAGTGTGAATATTGTGATTTCAGAACACCATACAGATGGAATTTAGATCGACACATGAAGAATCATGTGGAGGACTGTGGGGAATATAAGTGCCATCTTTGTAATTTTACTGCTCAAATCAAACAAAGCCTTACAGTTCACATATCAAATCACCACTTAACAGCAGAACAGATCAGGGAGCGGGAGATGAGGCGTACCATTGGCATAAGCGATCCGGCAGATTGCACATCAGATGACCAGGAGTTAGAATTACTGCGCATGGAAAGGGACGAGCATCCAGACGCTCTCATTTTGCCTGGTTTTGGTTCTCCTACATCCCCAGGCAACGGAGACAGTTCTCAGGGACACCACAATGGTAACAACAGTTTCCGTGTATCCAACATTGACATGGGCAACCATGATGATTCTCACTTGGCTGCAGATGATAGCAAAGATGAGGATGGGGAACCTAGGAAGAAAAAACCTAAGATTAAGATAACACTGAAGAAGATGAAGTTACCAAAGTCAAAAGATACTTTCTTCCAGGAATTGAATGAGAGACATAACTTTGAGGAAGATTTCATTCACCCAGATGATGTAGTACATAGACATGGTAATGTTTACATCAAGACATTCAAGTGCCATTATTGTCCCTTTAAAGCAGCCTTCAAGAATGAAATATCACGACATGAAAAGAAAATCCACAGCATACCAATGCCTAAGTCAGAAATCTCCAAGAAGGCCAAGAAAAGCATGAAAGCCTACAAGTCAATGAAGATTGCAAAAAGTCTCAAGCATAGCATAACTTCTAGTGACGATGTACTCAGTGAAATTCTGCGTTTCCCACAGAGTCTCagggatgatgaggaagagaaggaagagaatgttGTAATGGAAGCCCTTGAAGAAATCAGTGCTGCTGTCGCCATCAatgaaacaaaactaaaagaagAAGAGCTCTCAAATGGAGAGAGTAAGATGGATGACAACACCTCTGGCAGAAATAGTCCAGAGATGCTCGATGAGCCTGTGGGGGAACATTCCTCTGATTCAAAGGAAATGTCCCCATCAAAAGACCATGGGAAGAAGAAAGGACAGTCGTTCTTTGAGAAGTTGCAGGAGAAGATTCCTACCTCAAATGTACAGAATTTGGTGTGCCAGTTTTGTGGACATGAATCCAAGTGCTTGTCAGAGTCAGTCAGGCATCAGAAACTACATCTCAGTGCAAAGAATATTTATGCTTCGGCTTCCCTCTCCACAAGGTGCCAGTTCTGCCGGCATAGATGCAAGACCACCGATGACCTCATAACTCACCTGAAACTGTGTCCTGAAGCTCGCAAAAATCAGATAACAGACTCCGGAAGACGGCCAAGTGGTTTCAGAGATGAGATGGAGGACAGTGGGGATCTGCAGGCAGATAGAGATGAAGACAGCAAAGACAGCAATGATAACGTAGAAGTTCGACAGACCAGGAGCAACAGTGTAACACAAGATGGAGATGATAAATATGAGGAAGATAAACACCCAATGGAAAATCGAGTGTTCGTATGGAACAACTTCCAAGTGCAGGAAGATGCTGAGCAGAATGCAGAAGGAAGCAAGATCAAGGAGGACTCGGAAACTGACTTGAAAGACCACAAGAATTTGTCAGCAGAGGATCTCCCGAAAGAAACAGGAAAGAGGAGTCTATCTGTGTCTGATGACCCCCTTGATTACATTGAGAGTCCTTCCCCTCAGGGTAACCATTATTACAGCAAGAGAGTTTATAGATGTCCTCAGTGCAGTTTTTGGGCTACCACTGCCTCCCGATTCCATGTACACATTGTGGGACACTTCAACAAGAAACCTTACAATTGCTCCGAGTGTGGTTATAAGTCTAACTGGCGCTGGGACATCACCAAACACATTAAGCTGAAAACCTCCAGGGACAACAGTCACCAAGGGGCTCAGGTCATCATCACAGACGAGACAGGAGAAAAGAACTATGAAAAGTACGATTGCTACCTGGCCATAATCCAGCTTGATGAGACAAACGCTCATCGAACTGAAGGAGGGATCCCAACCAGAAAGGGAAGACCGAAACGCACcccagaaaaggaagaggagaaggagtgtgTAACACCCTCAATCTCCCCAGTTCGGAAGCCTCCCATGGTGTCTATCCCAGTGATGCCCCGCATGCAGGGGTTGCCTCGCCTCACCAGAGCACCTGGGTCTCGCAGCCGGCCAGGGCCAATGCCCTTCGGTCCCATCCTCCCTGGACCCCAGATGATGGTCCAGCTGGCAGGCAGTGCTGCATCCTCAGGAACCTCAAATTCGCGGCCGCCTCCTCCCTTAAGCCTCCGAGGGACCCCAAAAGGCGCCCCCACCTCAACCCCTTCCACTTCCAGAACCAAGTCAGGTTCCTCCAGGGAGTCTACAGAGAGTCCCACAAGTGCTCAGTACCAGATCATCACCCCTCAG ATGAGGTTGATAGCGTGGCTCAGCTACTTGACCGGGGCAGGTGTGCAGCAgcag GTGTCGGTGTCGTCAACCGGAGAGGATGGACGAGAAGTGGCCAAGATGGTGCTGGATCACGAGGGGAATCCAGAGTGGAAGTGCCACTCGTGTGACTTCAG AGATAGCGAGCGTGAAACTGTTGTTCAGCATGTGCGACTGGCTCATGCCCGAGGAGGACCCGTTTCCTTGCTCCATGCTGTTCAtcggtgtgatgtgtgtggttatGCTGCCGGAACCAAGAGGGCTGTTCAG TTGCACATTGACAGCAGTCACGGAGGCCAGGGTGGCATCACCAGCCGCTGCGAGGGACAGACCCCAGACTCAAAGGATAACTCAG gGGATTCAGAGAACATGGAGTACAATGAGAGCACGCGAATGTTCCAGTGCCGCCAGTGTCCTTTCTCCAGCAAGAAGCGCAGTGAGATGAGGTCGCACGTGGTTTACCATTCCTCGCGGCCAGACTGCATCTTCAAGTGCATGTTCTGCCCTTACTATGTTCCCACTAAAGG TGAGCTCTTCGATCATTTGAATGTTCACGGAATGGAAGTGCCAGCCTCTGTGCTTGAGGCTGCCAGCAAAGTATCCAGCACTCCTGCACCAGTGCCT CAAGAGGAACCTGGAAGTGGATCTCGGAACCTTGCATGTGACAGCTGTCCCTTCGAGACCAGGAGTCGTGCAAAGCTGATGCATCACCGCCAGTTCCACAAGCCCAAAGGTCTTCCGTTCCGCTGTCCTCACTGTACCTATAATGTAACACGTCGCCACCTCTTGTCCCAGCACATCCGCGTGCATGGAATGGATCCGGTGTTAGATGACAGCATCGAGGTGAGcagcgttaatgataataatcaggcaGATGACAGGTCcaactctccttctccatctcttaccATCACACCTGTCAACAATGTGGCTGCCAGTGGCAATACAGGCGATGATAACACGGTCACAGACTCCTCCTTGCTTCCAAAATTGACAGACCAGAGCACCATGGTTTTAGATGACATACCACTTGTTTGGGTGTCTAGAGATAATCGTTTCTTTAAAATGTTCAAATGCAGGCATTGCCCTCATGTTAATTTACGTAAAACAAATATACAAGAGCATGAGAAAATGCACAAAACTGACTCAGCAAGAGAAAGCGGTGGCTTACACTGTCCATATTGCTCTTACGTTAGTGTTAATGCTGGTGTTATGTCAGCGCATATGAAGGTACATGCTGGTTCCATGGGACAGTGCCACGCCATTGTTGACCCATCTCTCTCAGATGAAGACCAGTTGAGACAGCTCACAACCAGAGCAAATACAAGTCGCCCAGAGACTCCGCAACCCCCAGAAATACCAGCGAGCAGTGAGACTCCTGCCAGAAAAGCAGATGAGAAGGTCATTTACTACTGCCAACAGTGCCCTGCCAGATTCTTCTTTGAGAAGGAGATTCAGATTCACACCCGGTTCCACACAACGAGTCTGCCTCACAAGTGTAATCACTGTAACTACGGTGCACGTCAGCAGGCTCACCTCCTCGCACATCTCAAGGTGCACACACCTGAGTACCAGCAACGTACTCGCACCATGATGAGTCAGCACCGAACTGCTACCACACATCCTCCGGTTCCAGGGCTAACAATCCCCCATGAAACACCTGTGGAGAACTCTGGTGACACCCATGAGTTGGCCAACAACTCGCGGCCATTCTCAGCATCCCCACCTCCTACCTCCGTTCCACAACCTCCTCCTACAAGCAAGTACATGTGTGATGAGTGTCCAGCATCATTCTCCAAGCTGTTGACCTTACAGTATCATCAGTCTCTGCATGGAGCCAACAACCCCCACAAGTGCCAGCGATGTTCATATGCAGGCAAGACAGAAGAAAACCTCCAACAACACCATCTGTTGCACAGTCAATATGATGAGACCATACAAGCAGAAAAAGCTTCCAAagaaccaccaccaccccctaccccacctcctcctcctcctgatcctgATCCTAAACCTGCACCTGTCCCTGTCTCAACCCCGAGTGAAACCCCAGCTCCTAAAGCCCCAGAGAACGAAAAGCCAGCACCTTCAGAAGAGCCCTCCAAGAGTAGCTCGAAGAGCACCGAGAGGGACTACTCATATCATCCACCAATCAAGCTGAAGCTGATTGGTTTGAGACCAATCGCTTCAGAAAGTGGTGGGCGACCACAGTTCAAGTATTATGTTGAAGAACAGATTCCTCTCTCTGGTGTAGACTTGCTGAGACGGAAAACACAGCTGGAGAAGGAAGGGCAGGATAAGATTACCAGTAATGAATCGGGAAGTAGCAAGGGGTATAGTGGGAAGAGCAAGTcgtcgaaagagaaagaggatgtggAAGAGGATGACCCCAAGAGGATAGGTGACCCGAAGTTGTACTACCCAATGCACATAGACAAGGTCACAGGGAAGTCCCGCGAAAAGAGGTACAAGTGTAACAAGTGTCCTTCGGCCTTTGAGAAGACAGAGCAGTATCATGTTCACTCCAATCTCCATGGTTCGAATCACAAGTACAGGTGCCGCATCTGCGATTACTCGGTGAAGTTCTACGCCAATTTCATGATGCACATTAACCGCCACAAGTACCACGAGCGGATGCTCTCTCAGAATGGTGAAGGCCCTCCGCCAGAGGACATTGACCCCAAGTATGAGCCCATCATCAGCTCTAATGAAAACAACATCCAGGGAGAAAAACCGAGCAAGAGCAGGGGGGAAGAGTCAaacaaagagaatttggatgatgTTGACCTCACCACCTCTGAGCGCCAGCATCTCCTTTTGCAAAACAAGAAAGGGGTGAAGGAGCCAGCCAGcaaagaagatgagaaggagaggagagtctATTACTGCCAGTATTGTCCTTACGCTAACGTCAGACGCGACGCAGTGGATAGCCACAGTTTGCGTCACCAAGCCAATGGTGGGTATGGCGTCTACAAGTGTACTTTCTGTGACTATACGGCCTCGCAGCCCAACTTCATCCGTGAGCATACCAAGGTCCACTTCCGTCCCTTCAAGTATGTTCATCCTGAGGGATTCATGCGCCATGACCGTCAGGAGATCCTAAGTGCCCCCGCTGTGCTCCCAGGATCCAAGGTAATCGACGGTCCCAAGTTGCAGGACAGCAAAAACGCAAGCAATGTCGAGGACCGGTACCTCATTTTCTCCCATGACGCTGGCGTGTACAAGCCGCCCATAATCAGCAAcccaggggaggaggaggaacccgACTCGCACATCGCCAGTGGAATTCAGGTCAACTTCCGTTCGGGCGACATTGTGGAAGCGCCCAACGACTTCGTGATTTCCCTGAGGCCCGGCACCAAGATCCGCACCGGGCCAGGGATGATGGAGTCCAGCGACCCGTTTGCTATTGACGGAATGGACTCTGCAGCCTCCAGTGTACAGGGCGAGAGTGCACTGTGCAGTGCTGACATTATCTCCAAGTCTCACCCAGACGAGTCGCTACCGGAGAACGAGGATCCGATCGAGGACAAAGCGGAAAAGATGGACGTAGACGCACATGATCCCGCAGAGGGAAAGAGTCAGGCGCAGCAGGAGCCCCTCGAGGACGATCAGGAAACCAGACTGACCAACGGCCACGCCCACATGGAGGTCGGAGAGGGGTCCAAGGAGGCCACCGACAATGAGGAAGAGAGCGCGAAAATgatgggtgaggagggaggacgCGCGGCTGAGAAGGAGTCGGCGGACAGCTCCCGCGGCAGAAGCGGTCGCACAACCTGA